The Tenacibaculum jejuense genome includes a window with the following:
- a CDS encoding sigma-54-dependent transcriptional regulator codes for MSKILIIEDEAAIRRVLKKIISEENDSYQVEEAEDGLAGIELIKNNDYDLVLCDIKMPKMDGVEVLEKAKKIKPEIPMVMISGHGDLDTAVNTMRLGAFDYISKPPDLNRLLNTVRNALDRKELVVENKRLKKKVSKNYEMIGESDAITHIKDIIEKVAATDARVLITGPNGTGKELVAHWLHEKSDRAKAPMIEVNCAAIPSELIESELFGHVKGSFTGANKDRAGKFEAANGGTIFLDEIGDMSLSAQAKVLRALQENRISRVGSDKDIKVNVRVLAATNKDLKKEIAEGRFREDLYHRLAVILIKVPALNDRREDIPSLVEFFANKIANEQGTPKKEFAKEAIKLLQEYDWTGNIRELRNVVERLIILGEKTVSANDIKLFASK; via the coding sequence ATGTCTAAAATATTAATCATAGAAGACGAAGCAGCAATTCGTCGAGTATTGAAAAAAATTATTTCAGAAGAAAATGATAGTTATCAAGTAGAAGAAGCAGAAGACGGTTTAGCAGGAATTGAGCTAATTAAAAACAACGATTACGATCTTGTACTTTGTGATATTAAAATGCCAAAGATGGATGGAGTAGAGGTATTAGAGAAAGCAAAAAAGATTAAACCAGAAATTCCAATGGTAATGATCTCTGGTCATGGAGATCTGGATACAGCCGTAAATACAATGCGTTTAGGTGCTTTCGATTATATCTCAAAGCCACCAGATTTAAATCGTTTGTTAAATACAGTTCGTAATGCTCTAGACAGAAAAGAACTTGTTGTAGAAAACAAGCGTTTAAAGAAAAAGGTGAGTAAAAATTATGAAATGATAGGGGAGAGTGATGCAATTACCCATATTAAAGATATCATTGAAAAAGTAGCCGCTACAGATGCACGTGTTTTAATTACTGGTCCGAATGGAACAGGAAAAGAATTAGTTGCGCATTGGCTTCACGAAAAATCAGATAGAGCTAAGGCTCCAATGATAGAGGTAAATTGCGCGGCTATTCCATCTGAATTGATAGAAAGTGAATTATTTGGACATGTAAAAGGAAGTTTTACTGGAGCAAATAAAGATAGAGCAGGTAAATTCGAAGCTGCAAATGGAGGAACTATTTTTTTAGATGAGATTGGAGATATGAGTTTGTCTGCCCAAGCAAAAGTATTAAGAGCTTTACAGGAAAATAGAATTTCAAGAGTTGGGTCAGATAAAGACATAAAAGTTAATGTACGAGTATTAGCAGCAACCAATAAAGATTTAAAAAAGGAAATCGCAGAAGGACGTTTTCGAGAAGATTTATATCACCGATTAGCTGTAATTTTAATTAAGGTTCCAGCATTAAACGATAGGAGAGAAGATATTCCTTCATTGGTAGAGTTTTTTGCAAATAAAATTGCAAATGAACAAGGTACACCTAAGAAAGAGTTTGCTAAAGAAGCGATTAAATTATTACAAGAATACGATTGGACAGGTAATATTCGCGAGTTACGAAATGTAGTTGAGCGTTTAATTATTCTTGGAGAAAAAACAGTATCAGCAAACGATATCAAATTATTTGCAAGTAAATAA
- a CDS encoding YtxH domain-containing protein produces the protein MDNNNIAGVLLGVVAGAGLGILFAPDKGSKTRKKIKEGAVSAKDTLVNEANTISNEIVNKAENLSDNISEVINSKKNTLEDKLESIVSDASYKTDDIITNLEEKLKILKAKNKKLQTK, from the coding sequence ATGGATAACAATAATATTGCAGGAGTATTACTAGGAGTTGTAGCTGGAGCCGGATTAGGAATTCTATTTGCTCCTGATAAAGGAAGTAAAACCAGAAAAAAGATAAAAGAAGGTGCTGTTTCTGCTAAAGACACACTAGTTAACGAAGCTAATACAATAAGTAACGAAATTGTAAACAAAGCGGAAAACCTTTCTGATAATATTTCTGAAGTTATAAATTCAAAGAAAAACACTTTGGAAGACAAATTAGAAAGTATTGTAAGTGATGCTAGTTATAAAACAGATGATATTATCACTAACTTGGAAGAAAAGTTAAAGATTTTAAAAGCTAAGAATAAAAAATTACAAACAAAGTAA